The proteins below come from a single Nocardiopsis gilva YIM 90087 genomic window:
- a CDS encoding lactate utilization protein B, translated as MTGTFLGMPTFPEAARAATADAQLRHNLRKATHTIRDKRAEAVGELDDWTRLRAAGKAVKDRTLRHLDHYLEQLEASVTAAGGQVHWAADAAEANRIVTDLVRATGERELVKVKSMATQEIGLNEALEAAGITAYETDLAELIVQLGDDLPSHILVPAIHRNRAEIREIFLREMAAWGTAAPDGLTDDPRALADAARVHLREKFLSTKVAVSGANFAVAETGTLVVLESEGNGRMCLTLPETLISVVGIEKTIPTWDDLDIFLQTLPRSSTGERMNPYTSTWTGVTPGDGPQEFHLVLLDNGRSDVLADEVGRQALRCIRCSACLNICPVYERTGGHAYGSVYPGPIGAILTPQLKGTGGELEASLPYASSLCGACYEVCPVAIDIPEVLVHLREEVASAGGAGHRVEKAAMAAAEWVLDDDRRLGLAQRAVASARSLVPRRLPGPVGAWTDTRDLPDIPEESFRQWWRTREKGKRKRS; from the coding sequence ATGACCGGCACATTCCTCGGCATGCCGACGTTCCCCGAGGCCGCCCGCGCGGCCACCGCCGACGCCCAGCTCCGGCACAACCTCCGCAAGGCCACCCACACCATCCGCGACAAGCGGGCCGAGGCCGTGGGCGAACTCGACGACTGGACGCGGCTGCGCGCCGCGGGCAAGGCCGTCAAGGACCGCACCCTGCGCCACCTCGACCACTACCTGGAACAGCTGGAGGCGTCGGTGACGGCGGCGGGCGGCCAGGTGCACTGGGCCGCCGACGCGGCCGAGGCCAACCGCATCGTCACCGACCTGGTACGCGCGACCGGCGAGCGCGAGCTCGTCAAGGTGAAGTCGATGGCCACGCAGGAGATCGGGCTCAACGAGGCACTGGAGGCGGCGGGGATCACCGCCTACGAGACCGACCTCGCCGAACTCATCGTGCAGCTGGGCGACGACCTGCCGTCCCACATCCTGGTTCCGGCCATCCACCGCAACCGCGCCGAGATCCGCGAGATCTTCCTGCGCGAGATGGCCGCGTGGGGCACCGCGGCGCCCGACGGGCTGACGGACGATCCGCGCGCGCTGGCCGACGCGGCGCGGGTGCACCTGCGCGAGAAGTTCCTGAGCACCAAGGTCGCCGTCTCCGGAGCCAACTTCGCGGTCGCCGAGACTGGCACGCTGGTCGTCCTGGAGTCGGAGGGCAACGGGCGGATGTGCCTGACCCTCCCCGAGACGCTGATCTCCGTGGTCGGCATCGAGAAGACCATTCCGACCTGGGACGACCTGGACATCTTCCTGCAGACGCTGCCCCGCTCCTCCACCGGGGAGCGGATGAACCCCTACACCTCCACCTGGACCGGTGTGACGCCCGGCGACGGGCCCCAGGAGTTCCACCTGGTGCTGCTGGACAACGGGCGCAGTGACGTGCTGGCCGACGAGGTGGGCCGACAGGCCCTGCGCTGCATCCGCTGCTCGGCCTGCCTGAACATCTGCCCGGTCTACGAGCGCACGGGCGGGCACGCCTACGGGTCGGTCTACCCCGGCCCCATCGGCGCGATCCTCACCCCGCAGCTCAAGGGCACCGGGGGCGAGCTGGAGGCCTCGCTCCCCTACGCGTCGTCGCTGTGCGGGGCCTGCTACGAGGTCTGCCCGGTGGCCATCGACATCCCCGAGGTACTGGTGCACCTGCGGGAGGAGGTGGCCTCGGCCGGGGGTGCCGGGCACCGCGTGGAGAAGGCGGCCATGGCCGCCGCCGAGTGGGTCCTGGACGACGACCGGCGGCTGGGGTTGGCCCAGCGCGCGGTGGCCTCGGCACGCTCCCTGGTTCCCCGGCGGCTGCCCGGCCCGGTCGGCGCGTGGACTGACACGCGCGACCTCCCGGATATTCCCGAGGAGTCGTTCCGCCAGTGGTGGCGCACCCGAGAGAAGGGGAAGAGGAAGCGGTCATGA